From Hymenobacter sedentarius, a single genomic window includes:
- a CDS encoding M16 family metallopeptidase: MNKLFIGLLSAALVATAAPGAQAQQAPAKAKAKTTAKPATSRSAGVAKAVAAAKSPATPKQAPPPGGKPRDFTLPAKEEFTLDNGLKARIVPYGQVPKVTMMVAIQAGNVHEADDEVAVADLLGKLLQEGTATMSATQLAERVARMGGTLNISVGADQTSLWASCLSEYAPEMAALLAEVVQRPALPASEVPRLKTDLKRQMALARAQPGVQARQKFTAAIYGSHPYGRPLPTDAQLDALTLERAQNFYKTQYGAQRSSLYVAGRFEAPGLRQAITAAWASFPQGPAPHIDIVKPLAKADLLTQDRPNAPQSTIVVGLPVIDPTNPDYIRLRVMNSLLGGSFGSRITRNIREDKGYTYSPYSFIETHYRTGNWSQNADVTTADTYNSLHEIMNEIERLQKTPPSTDELKGIQNYEGGMFVLRNSNPGGIIGQLNTLDLHGLPETYLTEQVKNINAVTPQQVSEIARKYIRPEAMTVVVVGDKKVIEPQLKKFQAERKKPM, from the coding sequence ATGAACAAGCTATTTATTGGGCTGCTCAGCGCCGCCCTTGTGGCCACGGCTGCCCCCGGAGCCCAGGCCCAGCAGGCCCCCGCCAAAGCCAAGGCCAAAACCACCGCCAAGCCGGCCACCAGCCGCTCGGCCGGCGTCGCCAAAGCCGTGGCAGCCGCCAAATCTCCGGCCACGCCCAAGCAGGCCCCACCCCCGGGCGGCAAACCCCGCGACTTTACCCTGCCCGCCAAAGAAGAATTCACCCTAGATAATGGACTGAAGGCCAGAATTGTGCCGTACGGGCAGGTGCCCAAGGTGACGATGATGGTGGCCATTCAGGCCGGCAACGTGCACGAGGCCGATGATGAAGTAGCCGTAGCCGACCTGCTGGGCAAGCTGCTACAGGAAGGCACGGCCACGATGTCGGCCACGCAGCTGGCTGAGCGGGTGGCCCGCATGGGCGGCACGCTCAACATTTCGGTGGGCGCCGACCAAACCAGCCTGTGGGCGTCGTGCCTCTCGGAATACGCCCCGGAGATGGCCGCGCTGCTGGCCGAAGTGGTGCAACGCCCGGCCCTGCCGGCCTCGGAAGTGCCGCGCCTGAAAACCGACCTGAAGCGCCAGATGGCCCTGGCCCGCGCCCAGCCCGGCGTGCAGGCCCGCCAGAAATTCACAGCCGCCATCTACGGCAGCCACCCCTACGGCCGGCCCCTGCCCACCGACGCTCAGCTCGATGCCCTGACCCTGGAACGGGCGCAGAATTTCTACAAGACGCAGTACGGTGCCCAGCGCTCCAGCCTGTACGTGGCCGGCCGGTTTGAGGCGCCCGGGCTGCGCCAGGCCATCACGGCCGCCTGGGCCAGTTTTCCGCAGGGCCCCGCGCCGCACATCGACATCGTGAAGCCGCTGGCCAAGGCCGACCTGCTGACCCAGGACCGGCCCAACGCGCCGCAGTCGACCATCGTGGTGGGCTTGCCGGTTATCGACCCCACCAACCCTGATTACATCCGGTTGCGGGTGATGAACTCGCTGCTCGGCGGCTCGTTTGGCTCGCGCATCACGCGCAACATTCGGGAAGACAAGGGCTACACGTACTCGCCCTACAGCTTCATCGAAACCCACTACCGCACCGGCAACTGGAGCCAGAACGCCGACGTGACCACCGCCGACACCTACAATTCGCTGCATGAAATCATGAACGAAATCGAGCGGCTGCAAAAGACCCCGCCCTCGACCGATGAGCTCAAGGGCATTCAAAACTACGAGGGCGGCATGTTTGTGCTGCGCAACTCCAACCCCGGCGGCATCATCGGCCAGCTCAACACGCTGGACCTGCACGGCCTGCCCGAGACCTACCTCACCGAGCAAGTCAAGAACATCAACGCCGTGACGCCCCAGCAAGTGAGCGAAATCGCCCGCAAGTACATCCGCCCCGAAGCCATGACCGTGGTGGTAGTGGGCGACAAAAAGGTGATTGAGCCGCAGCTCAAGAAGTTTCAGGCCGAGCGCAAGAAGCCGATGTAA
- a CDS encoding amidohydrolase family protein — protein MKFLRLLFGLSVAALLTDCARRPTKLEIYDVVINHVTVVDVVTGQLKPNQVVTVSKGKIVGVDPADKDSYAAKQYVNGNGRFLIPGLWDMHVHFRGGDSLIAANQKSLTLFLAHGITTVRDAGGDLTPSVMQWRQEMEAGKLAGPHIFTSGPKIDGPKAYWPGSLEVETPAQIRKALDSLQRLHVDYVKIYDSTISGEAYLNTISQAQKRGMKTTGHMPYSVTLGEAVKRGLDATEHLYYVFKACSGKEDSLTALVRNSLKTPKPLGLFAVLPAVYDTYSPAAAERIFKLMAKYHTAAVPTLHISKTLSELPENDHSQDTLRAYIDPKIQATYTRRLASARQQSAAAQAFSKKLEAKFFSLVPLMQAAGVPILAGSDSGPFNSFIYPGASLQDELILLVQAGLTPAQALQAATINGAKFMGVADRTGTIAPGKDADLLLLTANPLENIANVKRIDAVVSRGKAYPAAALSNMLRAIRNR, from the coding sequence ATGAAATTCCTTCGCCTTCTCTTCGGCCTGAGCGTGGCCGCGCTGCTCACCGACTGCGCCCGCCGGCCCACCAAGCTGGAGATATACGACGTGGTCATCAACCACGTGACCGTGGTGGACGTGGTGACGGGCCAGCTCAAGCCCAACCAGGTCGTGACCGTGTCGAAGGGCAAGATTGTGGGCGTAGACCCCGCCGACAAGGACAGCTACGCGGCCAAGCAGTACGTGAACGGCAACGGCCGCTTCCTCATCCCCGGCCTGTGGGACATGCACGTGCACTTCCGGGGCGGCGACAGCCTCATTGCGGCCAACCAAAAGAGCCTGACCCTTTTCCTGGCCCACGGCATCACCACGGTGCGCGACGCCGGCGGCGACCTCACGCCGAGCGTGATGCAATGGCGCCAGGAAATGGAGGCGGGCAAATTGGCCGGGCCGCACATCTTCACCTCGGGCCCCAAGATAGATGGGCCCAAGGCGTACTGGCCCGGCTCGCTGGAAGTGGAAACGCCCGCCCAAATCCGCAAAGCCCTCGACTCGCTCCAGCGGCTGCACGTGGACTACGTGAAGATTTACGACAGCACCATTTCCGGCGAGGCCTACCTGAACACCATTTCGCAGGCCCAGAAGCGGGGTATGAAGACCACCGGCCACATGCCCTACTCCGTGACGCTGGGCGAGGCCGTGAAGCGCGGGCTCGATGCCACCGAGCACCTCTACTACGTCTTCAAGGCCTGCTCCGGCAAAGAAGATAGCCTGACCGCGCTGGTGCGCAACAGCCTGAAGACGCCCAAGCCTCTGGGGCTGTTTGCCGTGCTGCCTGCCGTGTACGATACGTACAGCCCGGCCGCCGCCGAGCGCATCTTCAAGCTCATGGCCAAGTACCACACGGCCGCGGTGCCCACGCTCCACATCAGCAAGACCCTGAGCGAGCTGCCCGAAAACGACCACTCCCAGGACACCCTGCGGGCCTATATCGACCCCAAAATCCAGGCCACCTATACCCGGCGGCTGGCCAGCGCCCGCCAGCAGTCGGCCGCCGCCCAGGCGTTTAGCAAGAAGCTGGAAGCCAAATTCTTCAGCCTCGTGCCGCTGATGCAGGCGGCCGGCGTGCCCATCCTGGCCGGCTCCGACAGCGGGCCGTTCAACTCCTTTATCTACCCCGGCGCCTCCCTGCAAGACGAGCTGATACTGCTGGTGCAGGCGGGCCTCACGCCGGCCCAGGCCCTGCAGGCGGCCACCATCAACGGCGCCAAGTTCATGGGCGTGGCCGACCGCACTGGCACCATCGCCCCGGGCAAGGACGCCGACTTGCTCCTGCTGACCGCCAACCCGCTGGAAAACATTGCCAACGTGAAAAGAATCGACGCCGTGGTTTCGCGTGGCAAGGCTTACCCGGCGGCGGCCTTGAGCAACATGCTGCGCGCTATTCGGAACCGGTAG
- a CDS encoding PAS domain S-box protein: MKESEKRYRRLIEASQDLLVTVSLQGRIIDTNEAAVKLTGVDRETLMGSDFFHYFTEPELVRDVYQEVVASGAVSNVPFTLRHINGTLTEVLFDGSVYKGDQGELLGAVIVAREIAEKKWATELGLANKELAFQHHEKEKRADELSIANEELAFQNDEKEKRAQELSVANEELAFQNDEKEKRAQELSIANKELAFQNDEKEKRAQELSIANTELAFQNDEKEKRAAELSIANKELAFQNDEKEKRAAELSVANEELAFQNDEKEKRAQELSVANEELAFQNNEKEKRAEELSIANTELAFQNDEKEKRAAELGIANIELAFQNDEKEKRAAELVLANKELAFQNDEKVKRAAELRIANYARGLIEASRDPLVTISPEGKITDMNQATVNITGLDREQLSGSDFFVYFTDPQMAREVYQEVFAKGTVADSPLTLRHKDGKLTDVLFNGSVYKNDEGEVLGVVVVARDVTDQKRIATELTEAKIAAELATVLAEEAQAKAEDAVKAKQQFLSNMSHEIRTPMNAIIGFTKVVLKTELTDKQKEYLTAIKLSGDTLIVLINDILDLAKVDAGKMTFELIPFKLAASVTAMVHLFETKIQEKNLALVMDYDTRIPEVLMGDPVRLHQIILNLVSNAVKFTTEGKITVGVRLLVQDKEKVILEFAVTDTGIGIEEAKLNTVFDNFQQATSGTSRLYGGTGLGLAIVKNLVEPQGGTVNVRSRVGEGSTFSFILSFPKTTEKAAADLGLHIDLETGFQNVKVLVVEDIALNQLLMKTLLEEFGFEMEVAGNGQIAVEKLRTTAFDIVLMDLQMPVMNGFEATAYIRNELKLTVPIIALTADVTTVDVEHCKAVGMNDYISKPIDDKLLYSKIIKFLKLASSSAATPETLEGDSAGPAFICVNFDYLKRITKSEARMAEMIRLYLQEIPQLVQTMKKSIGERNWVALKMATHSIIPTFATMGIDPQYEDIAKAIQALAVMLILKDTGDWASDESRARIHTLFGKIETVCALAARELEEKLVLLTKTGQPVRASS, from the coding sequence ATGAAGGAAAGCGAAAAGCGGTACCGGCGCTTGATTGAAGCCAGCCAGGACTTGCTGGTGACGGTGAGCCTGCAGGGCCGCATCATCGACACCAACGAGGCCGCCGTGAAACTCACGGGCGTCGACCGCGAGACCCTAATGGGTTCGGACTTTTTCCACTACTTCACGGAGCCGGAACTGGTGCGGGACGTGTATCAGGAAGTAGTAGCCAGCGGCGCCGTGAGCAACGTGCCGTTCACCCTGCGCCACATCAACGGCACGCTTACGGAGGTGCTCTTCGACGGCTCGGTGTACAAGGGCGACCAGGGCGAGCTGCTGGGCGCGGTCATTGTGGCCCGAGAAATCGCGGAGAAAAAGTGGGCCACCGAGCTGGGCCTCGCCAACAAGGAGCTGGCCTTCCAGCACCACGAAAAAGAAAAGCGGGCCGATGAGCTCAGCATTGCCAACGAAGAACTGGCCTTTCAGAACGACGAGAAAGAAAAGCGGGCCCAGGAGCTCAGCGTGGCCAATGAAGAGCTGGCGTTTCAGAACGACGAAAAAGAGAAACGGGCCCAGGAACTGAGCATTGCCAACAAGGAACTAGCCTTCCAAAACGACGAAAAGGAGAAGCGCGCCCAGGAATTGAGCATTGCCAACACCGAACTGGCCTTTCAAAACGACGAGAAAGAAAAACGCGCCGCCGAGCTCAGCATTGCGAATAAGGAACTCGCCTTTCAGAATGATGAAAAAGAGAAGCGCGCGGCCGAGCTCAGCGTGGCCAATGAAGAATTGGCTTTTCAGAACGATGAGAAGGAAAAGCGGGCCCAGGAGCTGAGTGTGGCCAACGAAGAGCTGGCCTTTCAGAACAATGAGAAGGAAAAACGCGCCGAAGAGCTGAGCATCGCCAACACGGAGCTGGCGTTCCAAAACGACGAGAAGGAGAAACGTGCGGCCGAGCTTGGCATTGCCAATATTGAGCTGGCTTTCCAGAACGACGAGAAGGAAAAGCGCGCCGCCGAGCTGGTGCTAGCCAACAAGGAGCTGGCGTTTCAGAACGACGAGAAGGTGAAGCGGGCGGCGGAGCTGCGCATTGCCAACTACGCCCGCGGCCTGATTGAAGCCAGCCGCGACCCGCTGGTAACCATCAGCCCGGAAGGCAAAATCACGGACATGAACCAGGCCACCGTGAACATCACGGGCCTGGACCGCGAGCAGCTCAGCGGCTCCGACTTCTTCGTGTACTTCACCGACCCGCAGATGGCGCGCGAGGTGTACCAGGAAGTGTTTGCCAAGGGCACCGTGGCCGACTCGCCCCTTACCCTGCGCCACAAAGACGGCAAGCTCACCGATGTGCTGTTCAACGGTTCGGTGTACAAGAACGACGAGGGCGAGGTGCTGGGCGTGGTGGTGGTGGCGCGCGACGTGACCGACCAGAAACGCATTGCCACCGAACTCACAGAAGCCAAAATTGCGGCCGAGCTGGCCACCGTGCTAGCCGAGGAGGCGCAGGCGAAAGCCGAAGACGCCGTAAAGGCCAAGCAGCAGTTCCTGAGCAACATGAGCCACGAAATCCGTACGCCCATGAACGCCATCATCGGCTTCACGAAGGTGGTGCTGAAGACGGAGCTCACCGACAAGCAGAAAGAATACCTGACGGCCATCAAGCTCAGCGGCGACACGCTGATTGTGCTCATCAACGACATCCTGGACCTGGCCAAAGTGGACGCGGGCAAGATGACCTTCGAGCTCATTCCCTTCAAGCTCGCGGCGTCGGTGACGGCTATGGTGCACCTGTTCGAAACCAAAATCCAGGAAAAAAACCTGGCCCTGGTGATGGACTACGACACCCGGATTCCGGAGGTGCTGATGGGCGACCCCGTGCGCCTGCACCAGATTATCCTGAACCTGGTGAGCAACGCCGTGAAGTTTACGACCGAGGGAAAAATCACGGTGGGCGTGCGTCTGCTGGTGCAGGACAAGGAGAAAGTCATCCTGGAATTTGCCGTGACGGACACCGGCATTGGCATCGAGGAGGCGAAGCTCAACACCGTGTTCGACAACTTCCAGCAGGCTACCAGCGGTACGAGCCGCCTCTACGGCGGCACCGGCCTGGGCCTGGCCATCGTCAAGAACCTGGTGGAGCCGCAGGGCGGCACCGTGAACGTGCGCAGCCGGGTGGGCGAAGGCTCCACGTTCAGCTTCATTTTGAGCTTCCCCAAAACCACCGAAAAAGCCGCCGCCGACCTGGGCCTGCACATCGACCTGGAAACGGGCTTCCAAAACGTGAAGGTGCTGGTAGTAGAAGACATTGCCCTGAACCAGCTGCTGATGAAAACGCTGCTCGAAGAATTCGGCTTTGAGATGGAAGTGGCTGGCAACGGCCAGATAGCTGTGGAAAAGCTGCGCACCACCGCCTTCGACATCGTGCTGATGGACCTGCAGATGCCCGTGATGAACGGCTTTGAAGCCACCGCCTACATCCGCAACGAGCTGAAGCTGACGGTGCCCATCATTGCCCTGACGGCCGACGTGACCACCGTGGACGTGGAGCACTGCAAAGCCGTGGGCATGAACGACTACATCTCGAAACCCATCGACGACAAGCTGCTCTACAGCAAAATCATCAAGTTTTTGAAGCTGGCCAGCAGCAGCGCTGCCACTCCGGAAACCCTGGAAGGAGACTCGGCGGGCCCGGCTTTCATCTGTGTCAACTTCGACTACCTGAAGCGCATCACCAAGAGCGAGGCGCGCATGGCCGAAATGATTCGCCTGTACCTGCAGGAGATTCCGCAGCTGGTGCAAACCATGAAAAAGTCCATCGGCGAGCGCAACTGGGTGGCCTTGAAAATGGCGACGCACTCCATCATCCCCACCTTCGCCACCATGGGCATCGACCCACAGTACGAGGACATTGCCAAGGCCATTCAGGCACTGGCCGTGATGCTTATCCTGAAGGATACCGGCGACTGGGCCAGCGACGAAAGCCGGGCCCGCATCCACACGCTGTTTGGGAAAATAGAAACCGTGTGCGCCCTGGCCGCCCGCGAGCTGGAGGAAAAGCTGGTGCTGCTCACCAAAACCGGTCAGCCCGTCCGTGCCTCCTCATAG
- a CDS encoding DUF6377 domain-containing protein gives MKACAPAFLAAAPRPPAVVQPVISRLAWLLGLCCLLLRAGPCLASDGKTDSLLRVLDQALARQPIYDQQRLNRLAVLKAELRSRRSDEAASFDLALFICDEYQEFKYDSAFAYSLMLGKLARRLHSPEKLQTARTKLAHTLRSAGLFKDAFDTLKVINMQRLEPRYQAEFYEVYSIVCIELAAYDQDSYFEPLYKAQAYAYADSAGRKEPSGSYVYLKQLIFKARQQNDLQAGAAAYARLLRLPLTPHQVAVNASSLAIIYQQAGQPEKAAQLMTVAAINDIKSATKEGIALFNVSSYCYRHGDLPRAYRYITAAKEAAVFFRARQRLLEMSPIAARIDGEKIISVEHQRQQARTYAWAIGLMAALVLGLAVVIYLQLRRLRTAGRLLAATNQRLHGNNNKLQELNSTQQQLNEQLQELNHNLNEANRIKEEYIGYYFSNASRYVNQLEALQNKLSTLLKTKQVATAQRLVEDIDIKAERIDLFKRFDTGFIRLFPGFVADFNALFPEADRIVLPDDQLLTTELRIFALIRLGITDSEQISRILGYSIHTVYAYKTKVKNRSFVPNEAFEAKVLAI, from the coding sequence TTGAAAGCCTGCGCTCCCGCTTTTCTCGCTGCTGCCCCCCGGCCCCCGGCCGTGGTGCAGCCAGTCATTTCCAGATTAGCTTGGTTACTTGGGCTGTGCTGCCTGCTGTTGCGGGCGGGGCCCTGCCTGGCCAGCGACGGCAAGACCGACAGCCTCCTGCGGGTACTCGACCAAGCCCTGGCCCGCCAGCCCATCTACGACCAGCAGCGGCTCAACCGGCTGGCCGTGCTGAAAGCAGAGCTCCGGTCCCGGCGGAGCGATGAGGCCGCCAGCTTCGACCTGGCGTTGTTTATCTGCGACGAATACCAGGAGTTCAAGTACGATTCGGCCTTTGCCTACAGCCTGATGCTGGGCAAGCTGGCCCGGCGGCTGCACAGCCCCGAAAAGCTGCAAACCGCGCGCACCAAGCTGGCGCATACCCTGCGCTCGGCTGGGTTATTCAAGGATGCGTTCGATACGCTGAAGGTCATCAACATGCAGCGGCTGGAGCCGCGCTACCAGGCCGAGTTCTACGAAGTGTACAGCATCGTCTGCATTGAGTTGGCCGCTTACGACCAGGACAGCTACTTCGAGCCGCTGTATAAAGCGCAGGCCTACGCCTACGCCGATTCGGCGGGCCGCAAGGAGCCCAGCGGTTCCTACGTGTACCTCAAGCAGCTGATATTCAAGGCGCGGCAGCAAAACGACCTGCAAGCCGGCGCCGCGGCCTACGCCCGGCTGCTGCGCCTGCCGCTCACGCCCCACCAGGTAGCCGTCAATGCCAGTTCGCTGGCCATTATCTACCAGCAGGCCGGCCAGCCCGAAAAGGCCGCGCAGCTGATGACCGTGGCGGCCATCAACGACATCAAATCGGCCACGAAGGAGGGCATCGCCCTGTTCAACGTGTCGTCGTACTGCTACCGGCACGGCGACCTGCCGCGGGCGTACCGCTACATCACGGCGGCGAAGGAAGCGGCGGTATTCTTCCGTGCCCGGCAGCGTTTGCTGGAGATGTCGCCTATCGCCGCGCGCATCGACGGCGAGAAAATCATCTCCGTGGAGCACCAGCGCCAGCAGGCCCGCACCTACGCCTGGGCCATTGGGCTGATGGCAGCCCTGGTGCTCGGCCTAGCCGTGGTTATCTACCTGCAATTGCGGCGGTTGCGAACCGCGGGCCGGCTGCTGGCGGCTACCAACCAGCGGCTGCACGGCAACAACAATAAGCTGCAAGAGCTCAACAGTACCCAGCAGCAGCTTAACGAGCAGCTACAGGAGCTCAATCATAACCTGAACGAAGCCAACCGCATCAAAGAAGAGTACATCGGCTACTATTTCAGCAATGCCTCGCGCTACGTCAACCAGCTGGAAGCGCTCCAAAACAAGCTGAGTACCTTGCTAAAAACCAAGCAGGTAGCCACCGCGCAGCGCCTAGTCGAAGACATTGACATCAAGGCCGAGCGCATCGATTTGTTCAAACGGTTTGATACCGGTTTTATTCGGTTGTTTCCCGGCTTTGTCGCCGACTTCAACGCTCTTTTTCCAGAAGCCGACCGCATCGTTTTGCCAGACGACCAGCTGCTTACCACCGAGCTGCGCATTTTTGCACTTATTCGGTTGGGAATTACAGATAGCGAACAGATTAGCCGCATCTTGGGCTACTCCATTCACACGGTATACGCCTACAAAACCAAGGTGAAAAACCGCTCCTTTGTGCCCAACGAAGCCTTTGAAGCTAAAGTGTTGGCGATATAG
- a CDS encoding SusC/RagA family TonB-linked outer membrane protein, giving the protein MSNDWYKTHEQPASPVGMLRLMPRLRLLALAILSILCPLLGQAQTNRAVSGKVTDANSTGLPGVTVLVPGTTVGTSTGADGAFTLQVPETATALSFSFVGYATQQVDITGKTSVQVALKEDAQGLSEVVVVGYGTARKQDVTGAVAVIGEKDFNKGTFTSPDQLIQGRVSGVQVSNNSGQPGGPATIRIRGNSAVTGTGQPLYVVDGVPLDGRTARPGLVASGDVGTGADSNPLNFLNPDDVESLTVLKDASATAIYGSRAAYGVVLITTKKGKAGAPVLNVGVSNGFSTLLRRPAFLNASQYRQALTYYGAPATNDKGGDVDALKEILRTGRLQNYNVAMSGGGETGRYRLSLGYLDQDGIVRKSGFKKYSANLSTNLQFLESKKLGVDVNIATSQFREELPPITTDAGFRGSLIGQALQWNPTQPLRNADGSLFIQSGDVVNPLAAQELFNDNSRVNTVLASIAPSYKFTDWLQYRMLLSVNYNSGERRTSIDQRLINYPGIEKQGFAAISNNELVTQQIAHTLNFNKALTSSLNLNAVLGYEYTKFSNSGSNVNAYGNADAGGFGNFGLDYTNYIQYSSSVNRQVSSFVDPSSQLQSVFGRAILNFKDRYMLTGTLRRDESSKFGPNERVGYFPSFAAAWDLGQEAFFPAEKLSQLKLRAGYGRTGNQEFPAGAAQYRFSLDNNGAQAPINGPNPNLKWQADAQYNVGIDIGAFNNRLTFTADYFNKTTTDLLFPSLPGQPAPPVQAIYWVNLDGKIVNKGVEMALGTTLVTNEKVEIGLNANATFVHNEVSGLTGASIPTGAINGQGLSGALSQSIQNGYPINAFFLPQYKGLSEKGLSNTFGAISYAGSPNPRTLLGLAANARYGKLSLVANMTGVFGQYIYNNTLNAVGNVGQIGAGKNIALSTFENPIKEALGNASAATTRYLEKGDYLKLSNLTLAYSFGNVGTFVKGARIYATGQNLFVITNYSGFDPEINTVKRGANQVPSVGIDYLPYPSARTFTFGVNFSL; this is encoded by the coding sequence ATGAGTAACGACTGGTACAAAACCCACGAGCAGCCGGCTTCCCCCGTTGGCATGCTCCGGCTCATGCCGCGGCTCCGGCTTCTGGCGTTGGCCATCCTGTCTATTTTATGCCCCTTACTGGGGCAGGCGCAGACCAATCGAGCGGTTTCCGGTAAGGTGACCGACGCTAATTCCACGGGCTTGCCCGGGGTAACCGTGCTCGTGCCCGGCACTACGGTAGGCACCAGCACCGGGGCCGACGGCGCCTTTACGCTGCAGGTGCCCGAAACCGCGACGGCACTGTCGTTTTCGTTTGTCGGCTACGCCACGCAGCAGGTCGACATCACAGGCAAAACTTCGGTGCAGGTAGCGCTGAAGGAAGACGCCCAGGGCCTGAGCGAGGTCGTGGTAGTGGGCTACGGCACCGCCCGTAAGCAGGACGTGACCGGCGCCGTTGCGGTGATTGGCGAGAAGGATTTCAACAAAGGCACCTTCACGTCGCCCGACCAATTGATTCAGGGCCGCGTATCGGGCGTGCAGGTGAGCAACAACAGCGGCCAGCCCGGCGGGCCGGCCACCATCCGCATCCGGGGCAACTCGGCCGTGACGGGCACCGGCCAGCCGCTGTACGTGGTGGACGGCGTGCCGCTCGACGGCCGCACGGCCCGGCCCGGCCTGGTAGCTTCCGGCGACGTGGGCACCGGCGCCGACAGCAACCCGCTCAACTTCCTTAACCCCGACGACGTGGAGTCCTTGACGGTGCTCAAAGACGCTTCGGCCACCGCCATTTACGGCTCGCGGGCCGCGTACGGCGTGGTGCTCATCACCACCAAGAAAGGCAAAGCGGGCGCTCCGGTGCTCAACGTGGGCGTATCCAACGGCTTCTCGACCCTGCTGCGCCGCCCGGCGTTCCTCAACGCCAGCCAGTACCGCCAGGCCCTCACGTACTACGGCGCCCCGGCCACCAACGACAAGGGCGGCGACGTGGACGCCCTCAAGGAGATTTTGCGCACCGGCCGCTTGCAGAACTACAACGTGGCCATGAGCGGCGGCGGCGAAACCGGCCGCTACCGCCTCTCGTTGGGCTACCTCGACCAGGACGGCATTGTGCGCAAAAGCGGCTTTAAGAAGTACAGCGCCAACCTGAGCACCAACCTGCAGTTTCTGGAAAGCAAGAAGCTGGGCGTGGACGTGAACATTGCCACCAGCCAGTTCCGCGAGGAGTTGCCCCCCATTACCACCGACGCCGGTTTCCGGGGCAGCCTCATCGGGCAGGCCCTGCAGTGGAACCCCACCCAGCCCCTGCGCAACGCCGACGGCTCGCTCTTTATCCAGAGCGGCGACGTGGTAAACCCCCTGGCGGCCCAGGAACTGTTCAACGACAACTCGCGGGTAAACACCGTGCTGGCCAGCATCGCGCCCTCGTACAAGTTCACCGACTGGCTCCAGTACCGCATGCTGCTGAGCGTGAACTACAACAGCGGCGAGCGGCGCACCTCCATCGACCAGCGCCTGATAAACTACCCCGGCATTGAAAAGCAAGGCTTTGCCGCCATCAGCAACAACGAGCTGGTGACCCAGCAAATCGCCCACACCCTGAACTTCAACAAAGCGCTGACTTCCAGCCTGAACCTGAACGCCGTGCTGGGCTACGAGTACACGAAGTTCTCCAATTCCGGCTCCAACGTGAATGCGTACGGCAACGCCGACGCGGGCGGCTTCGGCAACTTCGGCCTCGACTACACTAACTACATCCAGTACTCCAGCTCGGTAAACCGCCAGGTGTCGTCGTTCGTCGACCCGTCGTCGCAGCTGCAGTCGGTGTTTGGCCGGGCCATTCTGAATTTCAAAGACCGCTACATGCTGACCGGCACGCTGCGCCGCGACGAAAGCAGCAAGTTTGGCCCCAACGAGCGGGTCGGCTACTTCCCGTCGTTTGCCGCAGCCTGGGACCTGGGCCAGGAGGCTTTCTTCCCCGCCGAGAAGCTCAGCCAGCTCAAGTTGCGGGCCGGCTACGGCCGCACGGGCAACCAGGAGTTTCCGGCCGGCGCGGCGCAGTACCGCTTCTCGCTGGACAACAACGGCGCCCAGGCCCCCATCAACGGCCCGAACCCCAACTTGAAGTGGCAGGCCGATGCGCAGTATAACGTCGGCATCGACATCGGGGCGTTCAACAACCGCCTCACCTTCACGGCCGACTACTTCAACAAGACCACCACCGACCTGCTGTTTCCCTCGCTGCCCGGCCAGCCCGCGCCGCCGGTACAGGCCATCTACTGGGTGAACCTCGACGGCAAGATTGTGAACAAGGGCGTGGAAATGGCCCTGGGCACCACCCTGGTTACCAACGAAAAGGTAGAGATTGGCTTGAACGCCAACGCCACCTTCGTGCACAACGAAGTGTCGGGCCTGACCGGCGCCAGCATCCCCACCGGCGCCATCAACGGGCAGGGCCTGTCGGGGGCGCTGTCGCAGAGCATCCAGAACGGCTACCCCATCAACGCCTTCTTCCTGCCCCAATACAAAGGCCTCAGTGAGAAAGGGTTGTCCAATACGTTCGGCGCCATCAGTTACGCCGGAAGCCCCAACCCCCGCACGCTGCTGGGCCTGGCCGCCAACGCCCGCTACGGCAAGCTCTCCCTCGTGGCGAACATGACCGGCGTGTTTGGCCAGTACATCTACAACAACACCCTCAACGCCGTGGGCAACGTGGGTCAGATTGGCGCCGGCAAAAACATTGCCCTCTCCACCTTCGAAAATCCCATCAAAGAAGCCCTCGGCAACGCCTCGGCGGCCACCACGCGCTACCTGGAAAAGGGCGACTACCTGAAGCTGTCCAACCTGACGCTGGCGTACAGCTTCGGCAACGTGGGCACCTTCGTAAAAGGCGCCCGGATTTACGCCACGGGCCAGAACCTGTTCGTGATTACGAACTACTCCGGGTTTGACCCGGAAATCAACACGGTGAAGCGCGGCGCCAACCAGGTGCCCTCGGTGGGCATCGACTACCTGCCCTACCCCAGCGCCCGCACCTTCACGTTCGGCGTGAACTTCTCTCTCTAA